Proteins from one Rosa chinensis cultivar Old Blush chromosome 7, RchiOBHm-V2, whole genome shotgun sequence genomic window:
- the LOC112180979 gene encoding glycine-rich RNA-binding protein 3, mitochondrial, with amino-acid sequence MAFLSKFGNILRQTATRQIRSELVPSKPSIFQAIRCMSTGPSSKLFIGGVSFQSDEQSLREEFAKYGEVVDVRIITDRDTGRSRGFGFVTYTSSEEASSAIQALDGQELHGRRVRVNYATDRPRTNFGGGGYGGDGGYPRGGGGYGGGGGGYGGGGYGGGSYGSGNSGGGYGGSGVGYNSGGTFDNASTGGFGGTDNSFSTGGAQFGEDKSGFEEPLEGNNRDDDDTADFEKRA; translated from the exons ATGGCGTTCTTGAGTAAATTTGGCAATATACTTAGGCAGACCGCAACCAGGCAGATCAGATCTGAATTGGTTCCTTCCAAGCCGTCGATTTTTCAGGCGATAAGATGCATGTCAACTGGGCCAAGTTCTAAACTATTTATTGGAG GTGTGTCATTTCAGAGTGATGAGCAAAGTTTGAGGGAAGAATTTGCCAAATATGGTGAAGTTGTTGATG TAAGAATCATCACAGACCGTGACACTGGTAGATCGAGAGGCTTTGGATTCGTTACTTACACATCTAGCGAGGAGGCATCAAGTGCCATCCAGGCCTTGGATGGTCAG GAGCTTCATGGCCGCCGCGTCAGGGTGAATTATGCTACTGATAGGCCTCGGACTAACTTTGGAGGAGGTGGttatggtggtgatggtggttaCCCGAGAGGTGGTGGAGggtatggtggtggtggtggcggttaTGGAGGCGGCGGTTATGGAGGTGGCAGCTACGGTTCGGGGAACTCTGGTGGTGGATACGGTGGAAGTGGAGTTGGCTACAACAGCGGGGGCACTTTTGATAATGCTAGCACTGGTGGTTTTGGTGGTACTGACAACAGCTTTTCCACTGGTGGAGCTCAATTTGGAGAGGACAAAAGTGGCTTCGAAGAGCCATTAGAAGGAAACAATAGGGATGATGATGACACTGCAGACTTCGAAAAAAGGGCCTAA
- the LOC112180976 gene encoding uncharacterized protein LOC112180976 isoform X2: MDLWVVAAAAGAGYLTKYWQKLSRERDKDGLLNVSFGDANLEKPESPSSSLRRHRARKPVSGERVADVNVWGGVSDTEEASSSGYDGEKLASLVSYQHCNVLSLSNISPVYQANKNENGDESRQNNDFDDNTGAMLPKSSNGEKGSFHAPLRNRRSLRTEHLHGHIVKPLNSLESCLMAQLYKERAETSVLTLPSPSTPSMRPLIVSDGSRIISRANGDHFSAQIGIEENKLHKEDHLETNENASGIPPLLKLGCLDLPKKMKIETGKGQTGRSNSSSHTASRKHLHVEGSPDGVVLLCLGVSIGVISSFIANRKEVDKLKDVLKQTESLVEDLHEELEMKDSVTVKELTSENYGSQDTCDNLDLNRALNPFSAEQNMDKYDGRDSYEQKAEESSESMSKIEAELEAELERLGLNMNTSTLEGRVTDLDELDPDLMADFAQGELRAEMVGGHTVPQPESNENASSTSTAHHFGNYAVSPRELSLRLHEVIQSRLEERIQELEAALQSSQKKVRIVESEHKDCLRDLSNSSVQSTIQDGSSQKEVRIGESEHKDCVRDLSNSSVQSTIRDGSSQKELRIVESEDGTNSKEQSQTIIEPLVMNLAGEALDAYNEAYEELMKLSESEEEDSPCQDIETFRDQIRNQSFDVNGSIGHFALEEEKWIGDEHISMVECSVSEGENTNSDDEMEKQLILQIVEKTKKGSPVVLNAQKWLFSMNDYDI, translated from the exons ATGGATTTGTGGGTTGTTGCCGCAGCTGCCGGTGCTGGATATTTGACCAAGTATTGGCAGAAACTTTCGAGGGAGAGGGATAAGGATGGCTTGTTAAATGTTTCTTTTGGGGATGCAAATCTTGAGAAACCTGAGTCCCCAAGCTCTTCCCTCCGCAGACACAGGGCTAGAAAACCAGTTTCAGGTGAGAGAGTAGCGGATGTTAACGTCTGGGGAGGTGTTTCTGACACCGAAGAGGCTTCTTCTAGTGGGTATGATGGTGAAAAGCTGGCAAGTCTGGTGAGTTACCAACATTGCAATGTACTTTCTCTATCAAATATATCACCAGTATACCAAGCAAACAAAAATGAGAATGGAGATGAAAGTAGGCAAAATAATGACTTTGATGACAATACTGGTGCCATGTTACCTAAATCTTCCAATGGAGAAAAGGGTTCTTTTCATGCTCCTCTGAGGAACAGAAGGTCTTTAAGAACTGAACATTTACATGGGCATATTGTTAAGCCTCTAAATTCCTTAGAAAGTTGTCTGATGGCTCAGTTATATAAAGAGCGTGCTGAAACAAGTGTCCTTACCCTTCCTTCACCATCCACTCCAAGTATGAGACCATTGATTGTGAGTGATGGAAGCCGAATAATTAGCAGAGCAAATGGTGACCATTTCAGTGCTCAGATTGGAATCGAGGAAAATAAGTTGCATAAGGAAGACCATttagaaacaaatgaaaatgcCTCTGGGATTCCTCCACTACTAAAACTTGGTTGCCTGGATCTcccaaagaagatgaaaattgagaCAGGAAAGGGGCAGACTGGTAGATCCAACAGTTCCAGTCACACGGCCAGCAGAAAACACTTGCATGTTGAAG GTTCACCAGATGGAGTTGTTCTACTCTGTCTTGGGGTTTCTATTGGCGTAATATCTTCTTTCATTGCAAATAGAAAGGAAGTTGACAAGTTGAAAGACGTATTGAAGCAGACCGAAAGCTTGGTTGAAGATCTGCATGAAGAACTGGAAATGAAAGATTCAGTAACAGTGAAGGAGCTAACTAGTGAGAATTATGGGTCACAGGATACTTGTGACAATTTGGATTTGAACAGGGCCCTAAATCCTTTTTCTGCTGAACAGAATATGGACAAGTATGATGGTAGAGATTCATATGAGCAGAAAGCTGAGGAGAGTTCAGAGTCGATGAGTAAAATAGAGGCAGAGCTTGAAGCTGAACTTGAGAGGTTGGGGCTAAACATGAATACTTCTACTTTGGAGGGAAGAGTAACTGATCTTGATGAG CTTGACCCAGACTTGATGGCAGATTTTGCTCAAGGCGAATTGAGAGCTGAAATGGTTGGTGGGCACACTGTTCCGCAACCCGAGTCAAATGAGAATGCAAGCAGCACCTCCACTGCTCATCACTTTGGAAACTATGCAGTTTCTCCTAGAGAGCTTAGCTTGCGTCTGCATGAAGTTATCCAATCAAGACTGGAGGAACGTATCCAGGAGCTTGAGGCAGCACTACAAAGCAGCCAGAAGAAG GTCCGCATTGTGGAATCAGAGCATAAGGATTGTTTGAGGGATCTCTCAAACAGTTCTGTGCAGTCCACAATCCAAGATGGTAGCAGCCAGAAGGAGGTCCGCATTGGGGAATCAGAGCATAAGGATTGTGTGAGGGATCTCTCAAACAGTTCTGTGCAGTCCACAATCCGAGATGGTAGCAGCCAGAAGGAGCTCCGCATTGTGGAATCAGAAGATGGTACTAATTCCAAAGAACAAAGCCAAACCATCATAGAGCCTCTAGTCATGAATTTAGCAGGGGAAGCTCTAGATGCATACAATGAGGCTTACGAAGAGTTGATGAAGCTCAGTGAATCGGAAGAGGAGGATTCACCTTGTCAAGATATTGAAACATTCCGAGATCAAATCCGCAATCAAAGTTTTGATGTGAATGGCTCCATTGGGCATTTTGCTCTCGAGGAAGAGAAATGGATAGGGGATGAGCACATTTCCATGGTTGAGTGTTCTGTCAGTGAGGGGGAGAATACCAATTCTGATGATGAGATGGAGAAACAGCTAATACTGCAGATTGTGGAGAAGACCAAGAAAGGTTCTCCTGTAGTCCTGAATGCACAAAAGTGGTTGTTTTCGATGAATGATTATGATATCTGA
- the LOC112180976 gene encoding uncharacterized protein LOC112180976 isoform X1, which translates to MDLWVVAAAAGAGYLTKYWQKLSRERDKDGLLNVSFGDANLEKPESPSSSLRRHRARKPVSGERVADVNVWGGVSDTEEASSSGYDGEKLASLVSYQHCNVLSLSNISPVYQANKNENGDESRQNNDFDDNTGAMLPKSSNGEKGSFHAPLRNRRSLRTEHLHGHIVKPLNSLESCLMAQLYKERAETSVLTLPSPSTPSMRPLIVSDGSRIISRANGDHFSAQIGIEENKLHKEDHLETNENASGIPPLLKLGCLDLPKKMKIETGKGQTGRSNSSSHTASRKHLHVEGSPDGVVLLCLGVSIGVISSFIANRKEVDKLKDVLKQTESLVEDLHEELEMKDSVTVKELTSENYGSQDTCDNLDLNRALNPFSAEQNMDKYDGRDSYEQKAEESSESMSKIEAELEAELERLGLNMNTSTLEGRVTDLDELDPDLMADFAQGELRAEMVGGHTVPQPESNENASSTSTAHHFGNYAVSPRELSLRLHEVIQSRLEERIQELEAALQSSQKKVRIVESEDKDCLRNLSNSSVQSTIRDGSNQKEVRIVESEHKDCLRDLSNSSVQSTIQDGSSQKEVRIGESEHKDCVRDLSNSSVQSTIRDGSSQKELRIVESEDGTNSKEQSQTIIEPLVMNLAGEALDAYNEAYEELMKLSESEEEDSPCQDIETFRDQIRNQSFDVNGSIGHFALEEEKWIGDEHISMVECSVSEGENTNSDDEMEKQLILQIVEKTKKGSPVVLNAQKWLFSMNDYDI; encoded by the exons ATGGATTTGTGGGTTGTTGCCGCAGCTGCCGGTGCTGGATATTTGACCAAGTATTGGCAGAAACTTTCGAGGGAGAGGGATAAGGATGGCTTGTTAAATGTTTCTTTTGGGGATGCAAATCTTGAGAAACCTGAGTCCCCAAGCTCTTCCCTCCGCAGACACAGGGCTAGAAAACCAGTTTCAGGTGAGAGAGTAGCGGATGTTAACGTCTGGGGAGGTGTTTCTGACACCGAAGAGGCTTCTTCTAGTGGGTATGATGGTGAAAAGCTGGCAAGTCTGGTGAGTTACCAACATTGCAATGTACTTTCTCTATCAAATATATCACCAGTATACCAAGCAAACAAAAATGAGAATGGAGATGAAAGTAGGCAAAATAATGACTTTGATGACAATACTGGTGCCATGTTACCTAAATCTTCCAATGGAGAAAAGGGTTCTTTTCATGCTCCTCTGAGGAACAGAAGGTCTTTAAGAACTGAACATTTACATGGGCATATTGTTAAGCCTCTAAATTCCTTAGAAAGTTGTCTGATGGCTCAGTTATATAAAGAGCGTGCTGAAACAAGTGTCCTTACCCTTCCTTCACCATCCACTCCAAGTATGAGACCATTGATTGTGAGTGATGGAAGCCGAATAATTAGCAGAGCAAATGGTGACCATTTCAGTGCTCAGATTGGAATCGAGGAAAATAAGTTGCATAAGGAAGACCATttagaaacaaatgaaaatgcCTCTGGGATTCCTCCACTACTAAAACTTGGTTGCCTGGATCTcccaaagaagatgaaaattgagaCAGGAAAGGGGCAGACTGGTAGATCCAACAGTTCCAGTCACACGGCCAGCAGAAAACACTTGCATGTTGAAG GTTCACCAGATGGAGTTGTTCTACTCTGTCTTGGGGTTTCTATTGGCGTAATATCTTCTTTCATTGCAAATAGAAAGGAAGTTGACAAGTTGAAAGACGTATTGAAGCAGACCGAAAGCTTGGTTGAAGATCTGCATGAAGAACTGGAAATGAAAGATTCAGTAACAGTGAAGGAGCTAACTAGTGAGAATTATGGGTCACAGGATACTTGTGACAATTTGGATTTGAACAGGGCCCTAAATCCTTTTTCTGCTGAACAGAATATGGACAAGTATGATGGTAGAGATTCATATGAGCAGAAAGCTGAGGAGAGTTCAGAGTCGATGAGTAAAATAGAGGCAGAGCTTGAAGCTGAACTTGAGAGGTTGGGGCTAAACATGAATACTTCTACTTTGGAGGGAAGAGTAACTGATCTTGATGAG CTTGACCCAGACTTGATGGCAGATTTTGCTCAAGGCGAATTGAGAGCTGAAATGGTTGGTGGGCACACTGTTCCGCAACCCGAGTCAAATGAGAATGCAAGCAGCACCTCCACTGCTCATCACTTTGGAAACTATGCAGTTTCTCCTAGAGAGCTTAGCTTGCGTCTGCATGAAGTTATCCAATCAAGACTGGAGGAACGTATCCAGGAGCTTGAGGCAGCACTACAAAGCAGCCAGAAGAAGGTCCGCATTGTGGAATCAGAGGATAAGGATTGTTTGAGAAATCTCTCAAACAGTTCTGTGCAGTCCACAATCCGAGATGGTAGCAACCAGAAGGAGGTCCGCATTGTGGAATCAGAGCATAAGGATTGTTTGAGGGATCTCTCAAACAGTTCTGTGCAGTCCACAATCCAAGATGGTAGCAGCCAGAAGGAGGTCCGCATTGGGGAATCAGAGCATAAGGATTGTGTGAGGGATCTCTCAAACAGTTCTGTGCAGTCCACAATCCGAGATGGTAGCAGCCAGAAGGAGCTCCGCATTGTGGAATCAGAAGATGGTACTAATTCCAAAGAACAAAGCCAAACCATCATAGAGCCTCTAGTCATGAATTTAGCAGGGGAAGCTCTAGATGCATACAATGAGGCTTACGAAGAGTTGATGAAGCTCAGTGAATCGGAAGAGGAGGATTCACCTTGTCAAGATATTGAAACATTCCGAGATCAAATCCGCAATCAAAGTTTTGATGTGAATGGCTCCATTGGGCATTTTGCTCTCGAGGAAGAGAAATGGATAGGGGATGAGCACATTTCCATGGTTGAGTGTTCTGTCAGTGAGGGGGAGAATACCAATTCTGATGATGAGATGGAGAAACAGCTAATACTGCAGATTGTGGAGAAGACCAAGAAAGGTTCTCCTGTAGTCCTGAATGCACAAAAGTGGTTGTTTTCGATGAATGATTATGATATCTGA
- the LOC112180977 gene encoding glycine-rich RNA-binding protein 2, mitochondrial produces the protein MAFLSKFGNILRQSAGKQINSDLSSFKLWTHQAVRCMSSMGGSKLFIGGISYQTDDGSLREAFARYGDVVDARIITDRESGRSRGFGFVTYATPEGASSAIQALDGKDLHGRVIRVNYANERPPRSSFGYGGGDGGYGGGGGSYGGGGGGYSGGGGGYGGRGGGGYNSYGNDSYNSGGNYGSGNSFETASGGGYGNSTNFAPSGSVATGSADNFGVGGGDSSFPTGGGFGDSPNYGSPGSVGTGGADNFGVGGSDDSSFPNRDDELGYQSRA, from the exons ATGGCTTTCTTGAGTAAATTTGGGAATATACTTCGGCAGTCTGCAGGCAAGCAGATCAACTCTGACTTGTCTTCTTTCAAACTGTGGACCCATCAGGCTGTAAGATGCATGTCATCCATGGGAGGCTCAAAGCTTTTTATCGGAG GTATTTCGTATCAGACGGATGATGGCAGTCTGAGGGAGGCTTTTGCAAGATATGGAGATGTTGTTGATG CACGGATCATCACAGACCGTGAGAGTGGTAGATCAAGAGGATTTGGATTTGTTACTTACGCTACACCTGAGGGTGCATCAAGTGCCATTCAGGCCTTGGATGGAAAG GATCTTCATGGCCGTGTAATAAGGGTGAATTATGCCAATGAGAGGCCTCCTCGTAGTAGCTTTGGTTATGGAGGAGGTGATGGTGGTTACGGGGGTGGCGGAGGCAGTTACGGTGGTGGCGGAGGTGGTTACAGTGGTGGTGGAGGCGGTTACGGTGGCAGAGGCGGAGGTGGCTACAACAGCTATGGCAATGACAGTTATAATAGTGGTGGTAATTATGGAAGTGGAAACTCTTTTGAAACTGCTAGTGGTGGAGGTTATGGCAATAGCACAAATTTTGCTCCTTCTGGTAGTGTTGCTACTGGTAGTGCCGATAACTTTGGAGTTGGTGGTGGTGACAGCAGCTTTCCCACCGGTGGAGGTTTTGGCGATAGCCCAAATTATGGTTCTCCTGGTAGTGTTGGAACTGGTGGTGCTGATAACTTTGGTGTTGGTGGCAGTGATGACAGTAGCTTTCCCAACAGGGACGATGAGTTAGGCTATCAGAGTAGGGCCTGA
- the LOC112180978 gene encoding uncharacterized protein LOC112180978, with translation MTISYVQCQRSIEKRIRQDRAEEVMANPRRNSQSLENPFHGQSQSQSQSRSLSLNQSVSWSSLVHFLKKPHALPFLLSIFLLLTWVSLRLQHSSSSPHSHNINTPLQKSIKDDSKANLVRFGSGFPSRIAKDKRGWLLDPISLAQQSGILGGAVICASIHLGEIRPGALRGNHRHHSCNETFVIWGAETRFRLENDEVDDKGYAEVTIAADEVAVAASRSGTAHALINIDPVRTTYFIGCQDSVIDYNSSSTDFNVWESLKH, from the exons ATGACCATATCCTATGTGCAATGTCAAAGGAGTATTGAGAAGCGAATTCGACAAGACAGAGCGGAGGAAGTGATGGCAAACCCCAGAAGGAACAGCCAGAGCTTAGAGAACCCATTTCATGGTCAAAGCCAAAGCCAAAGCCAAAGCCGAAGCCTAAGCCTAAACCAAAGCGTTTCATGGTCATCACTTGTACACTTTCTGAAGAAGCCCCATGCCTTGCCTTTTCTGCTCTCAATCTTCCTTCTGCTTACATGGGTCTCTCTCAGGCTCCAGCACTCCTCGTCCTCTCCTCATTCTCATAATATCAATACACCATTACAGAAGAGCATCAAGGACGACAGCAAGGCCAATCTCGTTAGGTTCGGTTCTGGGTTCCCCTCTCGGATTGCAAAAGATAAGCGGGGATGGTTGCTCGACCCCATTTCCCTTGCCCAACAATCTGGCATTTTGG gtggagctgtgatttgtgcTTCAATCCATCTTGGAGAAATCCGGCCTGGTGCTTTAAGGGGAAACCACAGACACCATTCTTGTAATGAAACGTTTGTCATATGGGGAGCAGAAACAAGGTTTAGGCTGGAGAATGATGAGGTAGATGATAAGGGTTACGCTGAAGTCACCATTGCTGCAGATGAGGTTGCTGTTGCAGCTAGTCGAAGCGGAACTGCCCACGCTTTAATAAACATAGATCCGGTTCGGACCACGTACTTCATAGGGTGCCAGGACAGTGTCATAGATTATAACAGCTCAAGTACTGATTTTAATGTCTGGGAAAGTCTTAAGCATTAG